The Parambassis ranga chromosome 14, fParRan2.1, whole genome shotgun sequence genome includes a window with the following:
- the LOC114446608 gene encoding olfactory receptor 146-like — MENHTLNSFTLQLEGLPLSKDAIYPVFSFFFFSYLFIIITNVGIAVLVFMDKSLHQPMYLLFCNLPFNDIVGNSIMVPRLLSDILHPPSERLITYYECVVQAFTTHMFGTTSHTVLMIMAFDRYVAICNPLRYSSIMTNRMVVRLTVSAWGVASVLVGILLGLTIRLNRCRTMIMNPYCDNPSVFKLSCEDVTVNNIYGLMFTVVLLTSSIGSIVLTYSKITFVCLTSKSKSLNSKALKTCSTHLVVYLIMLVSGFIVIILHRFPQYSDYRKLSAILFHIIPGSLNPIIYGVQSAEIIKSLSRLFRSNQVMAK; from the coding sequence ATGGAAAACCACACGCTGAACAGCTTCACGCTGCAGCTGGAAGGCTTACCATTATCCAAAGATGCCATCTATCCcgtcttctccttcttctttttctcctacCTGTTTATAATTATTACAAATGTCGGCATTGCTGTTCTGGTTTTCATGGATAAGAGCCTCCACCAGCCCATGTACCTGCTGTTCTGTAACCTCCCCTTTAATGACATAGTTGGAAATTCGATCATGGTGCCTCGCCTGCTCTCGGACATCCTGCATCCACCCTCTGAGCGCCTCATCACTTACTATGAGTGTGTGGTTCAGGCTTTCACTACACACATGTTCGGCACCACCTcccacactgtgctgatgaTCATGGCCTTTGACAGATATGTGGCCATCTGTAACCCTCTGCGTTATTCTTCCATAATGACCAACAGGATGGTGGTTAGGCTGACGGTCTCAGCCTGGGGAGTGGCCTCGGTTCTGGTCGGGATTCTGCTGGGTCTGACCATCCGGCTGAACCGATGCAGGACTATGATCATGAATCCATACTGTGATAATCCCTCTGTGTTCAAACTCTCCTGTGAGGATGTGACTGTCAATAACATCTATGGCCTCATGTTCACTGTGGTCctgctcacctcctccatcgGCAGCATCGTGCTCACCTACTCTAAGATCACCTTTGTCTGTCTGACCAGTAAGAGCAAGTCTCTGAACAGTAAAGCCTTGAAGACCTGCAGCACCCACCTGGTGGTGTACCTGATCATGCTAGTCAGTGGATTTATCGTCATTATTCTGCATCGTTTCCCTCAGTACTCAGATTACAGGAAGCTGTCTGCCATTCTGTTTCATATCATCCCTGGAAGTCTGAACCCCATCATTTATGGAGTGCAGTCTGCAGAAATCATCAAATCTTTGTCCAGGTTGTTCAGATCTAACCAGGTGATGGCAAAATGA